In a single window of the Pandoraea pulmonicola genome:
- a CDS encoding DUF2946 family protein: protein MSLTARKRLTAWLGLAAMWLALCAPVISQVLIAQRAERARLLDVAFCSVDGTTPSLSLSAATTAHAHDAADGAHATHATHDSQGDACGYCSLLATHPPLVMPMLTGAVSFAWIARAGPAANVRPSPARPALTPPARAPPVFS, encoded by the coding sequence ATGTCTCTCACCGCGCGCAAACGCCTCACCGCATGGCTCGGCCTCGCCGCCATGTGGCTCGCGCTTTGCGCACCGGTGATCAGCCAGGTGCTGATCGCGCAACGCGCCGAGCGAGCCCGGCTGTTGGACGTGGCGTTCTGCTCGGTCGACGGCACCACGCCGTCGCTTTCCCTGTCGGCCGCCACCACGGCCCACGCGCATGATGCTGCCGACGGTGCTCACGCCACGCACGCGACACACGACAGCCAAGGTGACGCCTGCGGCTACTGCTCATTGCTCGCGACCCATCCACCGCTGGTAATGCCCATGCTGACCGGGGCGGTGTCGTTCGCATGGATCGCCCGCGCAGGACCCGCGGCGAATGTCCGTCCCTCCCCTGCCCGTCCTGCTCTCACGCCGCCTGCGCGCGCGCCGCCAGTCTTTTCCTGA
- a CDS encoding cupin domain-containing protein translates to MTQSTTFSTAPADRGQCRSIDLRGKIALIDGHWQPRVVAEMNDYQFKAVKVEGDFEWHRHADTDETFIVLEGELRIDYRAGPSGDDGSIVLRAGQMAVVPKGVEHRPCAHGEVKMLLIEPRGVVNTGDGAASERTVQNDQWV, encoded by the coding sequence ATGACCCAATCCACGACTTTTTCCACGGCGCCGGCCGACCGTGGCCAGTGCCGGAGCATTGATCTGCGTGGCAAGATCGCGCTGATCGACGGCCACTGGCAACCGCGCGTCGTCGCGGAGATGAACGACTACCAGTTCAAGGCCGTAAAGGTCGAAGGCGACTTCGAGTGGCACCGCCACGCGGATACCGATGAGACCTTCATCGTCCTTGAAGGGGAACTGCGCATCGATTACCGGGCGGGTCCGTCGGGCGACGACGGCTCGATCGTGCTGCGCGCCGGCCAGATGGCAGTGGTGCCCAAAGGCGTCGAGCACAGGCCATGTGCGCACGGCGAAGTGAAGATGCTGCTGATCGAGCCACGTGGCGTGGTGAACACCGGCGATGGCGCTGCCAGCGAACGGACGGTGCAGAACGATCAGTGGGTATGA
- the maiA gene encoding maleylacetoacetate isomerase, translated as MTIQLYGFWRSNAAFRVRVALALKQLPFEEIEIDLLAGDQFETAYARVNAESVVPTLVHDGQRISQSLAIMEYLDERFPIHRLLPDAPLERAYARSLALISIADSHPFVVPRVRKHLAQTYGADAAAIEAWCRHWGREGLAAYERRLVERPPSPFAMGDSPTLADICIAGQMIIADLYQLDVTAFPRVGALAQRCFDLPAFANAHPFRQPGYRPSSH; from the coding sequence ATGACGATTCAACTCTATGGCTTCTGGCGATCGAACGCGGCGTTTCGCGTGCGCGTGGCGCTGGCGCTGAAGCAACTCCCGTTCGAGGAGATCGAAATCGACTTGCTGGCGGGGGATCAATTCGAGACGGCGTATGCGCGGGTGAATGCGGAGTCCGTGGTACCGACACTCGTGCACGACGGGCAGCGCATCTCCCAGTCGCTGGCTATCATGGAGTATCTGGACGAGCGCTTCCCCATCCATCGACTGCTGCCGGACGCGCCCTTGGAGCGCGCTTATGCGCGATCGCTGGCGCTCATCTCGATCGCGGATTCACATCCTTTCGTGGTGCCGCGTGTCCGCAAGCATCTCGCGCAAACCTACGGGGCGGATGCCGCGGCGATCGAAGCCTGGTGCCGGCATTGGGGCAGAGAAGGGCTGGCGGCCTATGAGCGACGGCTTGTGGAGCGCCCGCCGTCGCCCTTCGCGATGGGAGATTCGCCGACGCTCGCGGACATCTGCATCGCCGGCCAGATGATCATCGCCGATCTGTATCAGTTGGACGTCACGGCGTTTCCTCGCGTTGGCGCGTTGGCACAACGTTGTTTCGATCTGCCGGCATTTGCCAATGCGCATCCGTTCCGGCAGCCGGGCTACCGGCCCTCGTCGCACTGA
- a CDS encoding PhzF family phenazine biosynthesis protein, with amino-acid sequence MSSLSFKQVDVFSSTPLKGNPVAVVFDADGLDDRQMATFANWTNLSETTFILRPTDSRADYRLRIFTTQDELPFAGHPTLGSCHAWLESGGVPQGEEIIQECAVGLVRIRRQGRQLAFLAPPLLRSGQVAAEILEQVRLGLRLAPGAIVAAHWVDNGAGWLAVMLAKRQQVLDLQPDYPMLNGLAVGVIAPCDPQHDDSDAQFEVRAFIAGDGMPEDPATGSLNAGIAQWLLGAGLAPARYRVSQGLSMGRAGRVEVEQVGDEVWIGGNAVTCIEGRLIL; translated from the coding sequence ATGAGTTCTCTGAGCTTCAAGCAGGTCGACGTCTTCAGTTCCACGCCTCTCAAGGGCAACCCGGTGGCCGTGGTGTTCGATGCCGACGGGCTCGACGACCGGCAGATGGCAACCTTCGCCAACTGGACCAACCTCAGCGAGACCACCTTCATCCTCCGGCCCACTGACTCGCGGGCCGACTACCGCTTGCGCATCTTCACCACTCAGGACGAACTGCCGTTCGCCGGTCACCCGACCTTGGGCAGTTGCCACGCCTGGCTGGAGTCCGGCGGTGTGCCCCAGGGCGAGGAGATTATCCAGGAATGCGCGGTGGGGCTGGTGCGAATCCGCCGCCAGGGGCGGCAGTTGGCGTTTCTTGCACCGCCCTTGCTGCGTTCCGGGCAGGTGGCGGCCGAGATCCTGGAGCAGGTGCGGCTGGGGTTGCGCTTGGCCCCCGGGGCGATCGTCGCCGCCCATTGGGTAGACAACGGCGCCGGCTGGCTGGCGGTGATGCTTGCCAAGCGCCAGCAGGTATTGGATCTGCAACCCGACTATCCAATGTTGAACGGGCTGGCGGTGGGGGTGATCGCACCCTGCGACCCGCAGCACGACGATAGCGACGCGCAGTTCGAGGTGAGGGCCTTCATCGCAGGCGACGGCATGCCCGAGGACCCAGCCACCGGCAGCCTGAACGCCGGCATTGCCCAGTGGTTGCTGGGAGCCGGACTGGCGCCGGCGCGCTACCGCGTCAGCCAGGGGCTGAGCATGGGGCGTGCCGGGCGCGTCGAGGTGGAGCAGGTGGGTGACGAGGTGTGGATCGGCGGCAACGCCGTGACCTGTATCGAAGGCCGCCTCATCCTGTAG
- a CDS encoding class I SAM-dependent methyltransferase → MSNTHEIRPGQSLELLKELHILTRDGKMNQDSRRKLKQVYHLFQFIEPLLQEVKTDRGRVTLVDHGAGKSYLGFILYDLFFKALADDSHIFGIETREELVKTSQALAARLGFPGMSFLNLSVADSITSPALPPAVDVVTALHACNTATDDAIRFALAKQARHIVLVPCCQAEVAGVLRKHKGKQLAGNPLTEIWRHPLHTREFGSQVTNVLRCLQLEAHGYQVSVTELVGWEHSMKNELIVAQYKDLPRRRPAERLESVLTSLGLEELRERFSTSPVATADAT, encoded by the coding sequence ATGTCGAACACCCACGAAATCCGTCCCGGTCAGTCTCTTGAACTGCTCAAGGAACTCCACATCCTCACGCGCGACGGCAAGATGAACCAGGACAGCCGGCGCAAGCTCAAGCAGGTCTACCACCTGTTCCAGTTCATCGAGCCGCTGCTCCAGGAAGTCAAGACCGACCGCGGCCGCGTCACGCTCGTGGACCACGGCGCCGGTAAGTCGTATCTCGGTTTCATCCTCTACGACCTCTTCTTCAAGGCGCTCGCGGACGACTCCCATATCTTCGGCATCGAGACCCGCGAGGAACTGGTCAAGACGTCCCAGGCGCTGGCGGCCCGTCTCGGCTTCCCGGGCATGTCCTTCCTGAATCTGTCGGTGGCCGATTCCATCACTTCACCCGCGCTGCCGCCCGCCGTGGACGTCGTGACCGCGCTGCACGCCTGCAATACCGCAACCGACGACGCGATCCGTTTCGCGCTGGCCAAGCAGGCTCGCCATATCGTGCTGGTGCCGTGCTGCCAGGCCGAAGTGGCCGGCGTGCTGCGCAAGCACAAAGGCAAGCAACTCGCCGGCAATCCGCTCACCGAAATCTGGCGCCACCCGCTGCATACGCGCGAGTTCGGCAGCCAGGTCACCAACGTTCTTCGGTGTCTGCAGTTGGAGGCCCACGGCTACCAGGTCAGCGTCACCGAACTCGTCGGCTGGGAGCACTCAATGAAAAACGAGCTGATCGTCGCGCAATACAAGGATCTGCCGCGCCGCCGTCCGGCCGAGCGCCTCGAAAGCGTGCTGACCTCGCTGGGCCTTGAAGAGCTCCGCGAACGGTTTTCCACTTCGCCAGTGGCCACGGCTGACGCCACCTGA
- a CDS encoding AraC family transcriptional regulator, whose translation MNRQVHLKGSDWVQRAKPMDGVERIEAWFHGKAYSMHRHDTYAIGRTLAGVQSFNYRRNRRDSLPGNTIVLHPDEAHDGQAGTDEGFRYRMIYVEPSVFQDILGGRALPFLEGGVTTDPRLGAATEALLQHVGCTVEPLEQSDALADLVNALASVAGTPARRSGGDYLAARRARDYLHANRARVVTLDELEAATGRDRWSLSHDFRTFYGTSPYRYLTMRRLDAVRQMLLAGKSLAYAAAAAGFADQSHMTRHFSKTFGLTPGRWVQIARVSG comes from the coding sequence ATGAACCGACAAGTCCATCTCAAAGGCTCCGACTGGGTGCAACGCGCCAAGCCGATGGACGGTGTCGAGCGTATCGAAGCATGGTTTCATGGCAAGGCGTATTCGATGCATCGCCACGACACCTATGCCATCGGCCGTACGCTCGCCGGCGTGCAGAGCTTCAACTACCGCCGCAATCGGCGGGACAGTCTGCCGGGCAACACCATCGTGCTGCATCCCGATGAGGCCCACGACGGGCAGGCGGGCACGGATGAAGGATTCCGGTATCGGATGATTTACGTCGAGCCTTCGGTTTTCCAGGACATTCTGGGTGGACGCGCGCTGCCTTTCCTCGAAGGCGGCGTGACGACCGATCCGCGCCTCGGGGCGGCAACCGAGGCGTTGTTGCAGCATGTCGGCTGTACGGTGGAGCCGCTCGAGCAAAGCGATGCACTGGCCGACCTGGTGAACGCGCTCGCGAGCGTCGCCGGCACGCCCGCACGACGGTCCGGCGGCGACTATCTGGCTGCACGACGCGCCCGCGACTATCTGCATGCGAATCGTGCACGGGTGGTCACGCTGGACGAGCTTGAAGCGGCGACCGGGCGCGATCGCTGGAGTCTGTCGCACGACTTTCGCACGTTCTACGGTACGAGCCCGTATCGTTATCTGACGATGCGACGGCTGGACGCCGTGCGTCAAATGCTGCTTGCGGGCAAGTCGTTGGCCTATGCCGCGGCCGCCGCCGGCTTTGCCGATCAGAGCCACATGACGCGCCATTTCTCGAAGACGTTTGGACTGACGCCTGGACGCTGGGTCCAGATCGCGAGAGTTTCCGGCTAG
- a CDS encoding DUF4157 domain-containing protein encodes MQRISIASRENARKPAEVRHVPAPVAQRATPALEDNRPESASHQALAAMMSTNPRAAAQRARMEDLHPRSGTVQRKFHADEDELHASASGTVQTVNRTGLPTQLKTNIEAMSGVALDNVKVHYNSSQPAQLNALAYAQGADIHLGPGQEKHLPHEAWHVVQQAQGRVKPTLQAKGEVPVNDDAGLEREADEMGARALSAAPHAGPVQTMPAKKLASSGQPIQRIISVADFQAATPKTLLHGRGPNLQGLDAGLTAYIAARTSATALALAGLCAAYVGQPHQPARIVAATALLHEANAEGVLLGWIGNANAHLVDGLIAQIGGPRSANLPGLNALAARVGQADAHILPALVNLVTPPQLAAFAASAAFPAMSGPNSPWLLQLWPHMGMANIALLGQLVPLANGAPGLPALTTLIIASGGAAHQAGLVGMIPQIGGHAEILTLANMLTARNRTATQAAQLAAVAATDGALFARLCGELRYFQRAGVPGAGGIPANVTAAQNAYNAARDAVPAAALVTLHAQATIALNLVNAAIGGGALVPPAWLAGTLANANGHLVALGNNNGLIAGGAHPMIAAHRPAAAQLRQLINGPIAGAGGGAGVAGFTAAANLVTAELTNFDNSVARPVITTVSFDHYLDRHTAHYFNFGGINAANTQWPVVWGAGAAVNVGNELAAVLGALHARGSWLMPAAPQPGQVVGAGTAQIAGLVDGAVGTLRLGQFFPEDGAAYLPHDQATMNAIAQLV; translated from the coding sequence ATGCAAAGAATTTCGATTGCCTCTCGAGAGAACGCCCGCAAGCCCGCCGAAGTCCGGCATGTTCCCGCGCCGGTAGCGCAGAGGGCGACGCCGGCGTTAGAGGACAACCGTCCGGAATCGGCGTCGCATCAAGCGCTGGCGGCCATGATGTCGACGAATCCGCGCGCCGCCGCGCAGCGCGCCCGGATGGAGGACTTGCACCCCCGGTCCGGTACCGTACAGCGAAAGTTTCATGCCGACGAAGACGAGCTTCATGCTTCCGCCAGCGGCACCGTCCAGACCGTCAATCGCACGGGACTGCCTACCCAACTGAAGACGAACATCGAAGCCATGTCGGGCGTAGCGCTCGACAATGTGAAGGTGCATTACAACTCCTCGCAGCCCGCGCAACTCAATGCGCTGGCGTATGCGCAGGGCGCCGACATCCACCTCGGGCCGGGGCAGGAAAAGCACTTGCCTCACGAAGCGTGGCACGTCGTGCAGCAGGCACAGGGCAGGGTCAAGCCGACCTTGCAGGCGAAAGGGGAAGTCCCCGTCAACGATGATGCCGGGTTGGAGCGCGAGGCCGACGAGATGGGCGCGCGCGCCCTGTCCGCCGCGCCGCACGCGGGGCCGGTGCAGACCATGCCGGCGAAGAAGCTCGCTTCGTCGGGACAACCCATTCAGCGCATCATCAGCGTCGCAGATTTCCAGGCGGCCACACCGAAGACACTCCTTCACGGGCGTGGTCCCAACTTGCAGGGACTCGACGCGGGGCTTACCGCCTATATCGCGGCGCGAACGTCGGCCACCGCGCTTGCGCTGGCTGGTTTGTGCGCCGCGTATGTGGGCCAGCCTCACCAGCCGGCGCGCATCGTGGCGGCGACGGCATTGTTGCATGAGGCCAATGCGGAAGGCGTCTTGCTCGGTTGGATCGGTAATGCGAACGCGCATCTGGTCGACGGATTGATCGCACAGATCGGCGGGCCGCGCAGCGCCAATCTACCCGGTCTGAATGCATTAGCCGCGCGTGTCGGTCAGGCAGACGCCCACATCCTCCCGGCCCTGGTGAATTTGGTGACGCCGCCCCAATTGGCGGCATTTGCTGCCAGCGCGGCCTTTCCCGCGATGTCCGGACCGAACTCGCCTTGGCTGCTTCAACTTTGGCCTCATATGGGCATGGCCAACATCGCCTTGCTTGGGCAACTGGTGCCGCTGGCAAACGGCGCGCCGGGCCTTCCTGCGCTCACTACGTTGATCATTGCCAGTGGCGGCGCGGCGCATCAGGCGGGGCTTGTGGGCATGATTCCGCAAATCGGCGGGCATGCGGAAATTCTGACGCTCGCGAACATGCTGACGGCTCGGAACCGCACGGCGACCCAGGCCGCTCAGCTCGCCGCCGTGGCGGCTACGGACGGTGCGCTGTTCGCACGACTGTGCGGCGAGCTACGGTACTTCCAGCGCGCCGGCGTACCGGGCGCAGGCGGCATTCCCGCGAACGTGACTGCCGCACAGAATGCTTACAACGCCGCGCGGGACGCCGTGCCAGCGGCAGCGCTGGTCACGTTGCACGCTCAGGCAACGATTGCGCTTAATCTGGTCAATGCGGCGATTGGCGGAGGCGCTCTGGTACCGCCGGCGTGGCTTGCCGGGACGTTAGCGAACGCCAATGGGCATCTGGTGGCGCTTGGCAACAATAACGGCCTGATAGCCGGGGGGGCACATCCCATGATTGCCGCTCACCGGCCTGCGGCCGCTCAATTGAGACAGCTCATCAATGGTCCGATTGCCGGAGCGGGTGGTGGGGCAGGCGTCGCAGGATTTACGGCGGCCGCAAACTTAGTGACCGCGGAACTCACGAACTTCGACAACAGCGTGGCTCGGCCGGTCATTACCACGGTGTCGTTCGACCACTACCTCGATCGTCACACCGCGCATTATTTCAACTTCGGGGGCATCAATGCCGCGAATACCCAATGGCCGGTGGTTTGGGGCGCGGGTGCGGCCGTCAATGTCGGCAATGAGCTTGCCGCTGTGCTGGGGGCGCTCCATGCACGAGGCAGTTGGTTGATGCCTGCGGCCCCGCAACCGGGACAGGTCGTGGGGGCCGGTACGGCGCAAATTGCCGGGCTGGTGGATGGCGCGGTCGGTACGCTGCGGCTCGGACAATTCTTCCCCGAAGACGGCGCGGCCTATCTGCCGCACGATCAGGCCACAATGAACGCCATCGCTCAATTGGTTTGA